The genomic DNA CCGACTCGATGCCCGCGGTGCATCCCGTGGACACCAGGGACACGGGGCCTTCCGCCCCGACCGTCCAGGCCACGTCCGCGGCGATCGACGTCGGGACGAGATAGTTGTACATGTGCGGCACCGCGTACTCGTGGTCAAGGAGCCACTTGCGGCCGCCGTCGGAGAGCACGTTGTACTCCCGGTCCAGGCTCATCGTGCCGCCGATGGCGCTGCCGACGCTGACCCCGCAGCGATGCGGGTCCGTCTCGGCCAGGTCGAGTCCGGCGTCCGCGACGGCTTCCCTGGTCGCGGCGACGGCGAGCTGCGCGCTCCGGTCCATGCGCCGGATCTCCTGCGCGGAGAAGCCCTCCGCGACCGGGTCGAAATCGCACTCGCCCGCGATCCGGGAGCGGAACCCGGACGCGTCGAAGAGCGAGATGGTGCGTATGGCCGAGGTGCCGGAGGAGATCAGCTCCCAGAACTCCTTGGCGTTTCCTCCGCCCGGGGCGCGCACTCCGATACCCGTGATGGCGATCCGGCGGGTCATCGTGCCCTCACCGCTCGCGCGCTGACTGCTGTATTCGGCATGTGGGTCTCTTTTCTGATGACGGTCCATGGCGAGAAAGCGGAATCGTCGATGCCGGGGTCAGGCATCGAAGGTGACCGGCAGGGCTTCCAGTCCTCGGACCGTGAGGCTCCGCTGCCATCGCAACTGCTCCGGCGGTACGGACAGCGCAAGGCCGGGCAGCCGGCGCAGCAGTCCGTGGAACGCGATCCGGCCCTCCAGCCGGGCCAGGGGAGCACCGAGGCAGAAGTGCGCACCCCGCCCGAAGGCCACGTGGGCGGGGTCCGCGCGGGTGACGTCGAAGTCGTCCGGTGCCGGGAACTTCGCCCCGTCCCGGTTGGCCGATGCCAGGGACAGGAGCACCGGGTGGCCCTTCTCGATGCGCGTGCCCGCCACCTCGATGGGTTCGAGCGGGAACCGCCACGTCGCCGTCTCGAACGACCCGTCGTACCGCAGCATCTCCTCCAGCGCCGAGTCCACCAGTTCCGGTCGCTCGCGCAGCAGGGCGAGTTGGTCGGGGTGGCGCAGCAGGGCCAGGGTGCCGTTGCCGATCAGATTGACCGTCGTCTCGAAGCCGCCGACCAGCAGCAGGGACATCATGGACAGCAACTCGGCCTCGTTCAGCCGGTCGTCGTCGTCCCGGGCCGCGATCAGCGCGTCGACCAGTCCGTCGGCCGGGTCCTGACGGCGCTTGTCGACCAGTCGGGTCAGATATTCGAGGAGGTCGCGCAGTCCGACCGGCCGCGCGTCACCGCGGTCGGCCTGGGCGGAGTCGGTGTTCGTCCACCGCCGGAAGTCCTTCGTCCACTGGCGGAACACGTCCTGGTCCGCCTTGGGCACTCCCAGCAGTTCACAGATCACCGTGATCGCCAGCGGGAACGCGAAGTCGCCGATCAGCTCGGCCTGCCCGCGGGGCACGATCGTGTCGAGGAGCCCGTCCGTGATGTGCTGCACCTGTGCGCGCAGGCCCTCGACGCGGCGGGCGGTGAAGGCGGTCGAGACCAGCCGACGCAGCCGCGTGTGTTCGGGCGCGTCCGTGGTCAGCAGATGCGTCCCGAGCCCGGTCCGGTCCTCCAGCGGTCTCCCCTTGCCCGCCTCCTGCCAGTCGAGCGGTGCGTTGCGCGGGTCCTTGCTCATCCGGGGATCGGACAGCAGCTTCCGCACGTCCTCGTACCGGGTCACCAGCAGTCCGTAAAGGCCGCGGCCCTCCAGGACCTGCCGGACCGGTTCCTCCGCACGTAACCACGCGTACTCGGGATAGGGATCAGCGCCGAAATCCATCCTCCGCCTCCTCTGCCTCGGTGTTCGGTTCCTGACCGGCCTCGCGTCCCACCCGGACCTGATCCCTGCCGGCCCGGCCTTCACCATCACGCGGGGAACATCCGCGAACAGGACGCGCCGAGCGCGCGTTCGCTCGAGGTCGGTGGTCGAGGGACCACATGGCGCCGATGCTCGCGGCAGCGGTTCGAGGCGAGTTCGTGTGTGGTTCGACCCAAGGAGGGGGGCGTACGGAGGCGGCCCGGGGCGCCTCCCGGCGCCGAGACAGCATGCGGCCGACACCGACCGTGCCGGTGTCGACCGCATGCCAG from Streptomyces avermitilis MA-4680 = NBRC 14893 includes the following:
- a CDS encoding cytochrome P450 family protein; the protein is MDFGADPYPEYAWLRAEEPVRQVLEGRGLYGLLVTRYEDVRKLLSDPRMSKDPRNAPLDWQEAGKGRPLEDRTGLGTHLLTTDAPEHTRLRRLVSTAFTARRVEGLRAQVQHITDGLLDTIVPRGQAELIGDFAFPLAITVICELLGVPKADQDVFRQWTKDFRRWTNTDSAQADRGDARPVGLRDLLEYLTRLVDKRRQDPADGLVDALIAARDDDDRLNEAELLSMMSLLLVGGFETTVNLIGNGTLALLRHPDQLALLRERPELVDSALEEMLRYDGSFETATWRFPLEPIEVAGTRIEKGHPVLLSLASANRDGAKFPAPDDFDVTRADPAHVAFGRGAHFCLGAPLARLEGRIAFHGLLRRLPGLALSVPPEQLRWQRSLTVRGLEALPVTFDA